The DNA window ACGGAGCCATCATGAAACACCTCCCCGTACTCCTCGCCGTACTGTTGATGGCGTCGCTGTCGGCGTTCGCCGCCGCTGCCGCGTCAGTCGGCAAGCCGAACATCGTCATCATCCTCGCCGACGATCTCGGCTACGGCGACGTGCAGTGCAACAACCCCGATCGCGGCAAGATCGCCACGCCCCATATCGACAAGCTCGCCTCGCAGGGCATGCGCTTTACCGACGGGCATTCCTCGTCCGGCGTCTGCACGCCTTCGCGCTACTCCCTTCTCACCGGGCGGTACCACTGGCGCACGTCGCTGCAAAAAGGCGTCCTCGGCGGCATGAGCAAGCCGCTCATCCCACCCGACCGTCTCACCCTGGCCGGCTTGGTCAAGGCGCACGGTTACGACACGGCGTGCGTCGGCAAGTGGCACCTGGGAATGACCATGCCCACGCCGATCACGGAGGGATCGATCAAGGACGGCCCTACCACCCACGGCTTTGACTACTACTTCGGTATCAGCGCCTCCCTCGACATGCCGCCGTACGCGTTCATCGAAAACGACCGCTTCACCGAATCGCCCACGGCGAAGAAGTCGCTGCTGTGGATCGGCGGCAAAGAGGAGTCGCGGCTGGGCCCCGCCGCGCCAGGGTTCGAATCGGAGCAGGTGTTGCCGATGTTCGTGCGGAAGTCGGCCGACTGGATCGCCGCTCGCAAGGACAAGCCGTTCCTGCTTTATCTCGCGCTCAACTCGCCGCATACGCCGGTCGCCCCGACGCAGGAGTGGAAGGGCAAAAGCGGTCTGGGCGACTACGCCGACTTCGTGATGCAGACCGACGCCGCCGTCGGCGACGTGCTGGCGGCGCTGGCGACCGCCGGCGTGGCCGACAACACCCTGGTGATTCTCACCAGCGACAACGGCTGCGCGCCCTATGTGGGCACCAAGGTGTCCGCCAACCCGCGCGATTCCAACGAGGGGATGGAGGCCGTCAAAGACCTGGAGAAGAAGGGGCACTTCCCCAGCGGACCGCTGCGCGGGTACAAGGCCGACGCCTGGGAAGGCGGGCACCACGTGCCCTTCATCGCCCGCTGGCCGACCGCCGTTGCGGCCGGGACAGTCTGCAACCAGCTGGTGCAGCAGGCCGACCTGATGGCCACCATCGCCGACATCCTCGGCGACAAGCTTCCCGACAACGCCGGCGAGGACAGCTTCAGCCTGCTGCCGCTGCTCAAAGGCAACGACCAGCCCGTCCGCCCGAACGCCGTCAGCGCCGCCATGGGCGGCGTGCCGTCGGTGCGCCAGGGGCACTGGAAATACATCGCCGCCCCCGGCTCCGGCGGTTGGGGCAAGGGCGGCGATCAGAGCCAGCCCGTGCAGCTCTACAACCTCGCCGACGACCTGGCCGAAACAAAGAACCTCGCCGCGGCGATGCCCGAGAAAGTCGCCGAGCTCAAGGCCCTGCTGGAGAAGCTCATCACCGAAGGCCGCAGCACGCCCGGCGCGCGGCAGAAGAATGACGTCGAGGTGAAACGCTTCCCCGCCGAAGCCGCCGAGACCCCGAAGAAGAAGGCCAAGGCGGGGAAATAGGTGAGGAAGAGCCAAGTGATCCCGCCGGCGGCGACTAGCCCGTTTTCCCGCCAGGGTGGCTTCATGTTGCGGCTGGATCGAGCAAGGGCAGTCCCTGAGCCGGGAAGGTCTATCGGTCGAGGGCGAAGCCCTTCCGCGAACGCCGCCAGCGCCGAACACGCCACGCAATGGGCAACGCTGACGCTGCGAGTAATGGGTAGAACAGGCTCAGCGACAGCGTCCAGAGCGACGACCCATTGGGCCAGCGAATCATCCGGTAGTAGACGCCGGCAAAGTCGCCGAAGCCCGAGGTTGTCGGCCCGTTCGGGTCGCCCGCGAAGCCGACAATGCTTCCCGCGTACGGGCCATAGGTCGAGTCATTGAAGACTTTGACCCTGGCGTCCGCTCCGCGGGCACCAAGGCTGACATGGAAATCAGGCGAGACGCTCAGGAACTGCTTGCGAGGGTCGATCCCTGGGTCGATACCTGCAGCCGCCACCCACGCGACGACAACGACACAGAACGCGATCGCTGACAAGAGGGAAGCGAGGTTGAAGAGACGGTTCACCATGGCAACCGGCAGTCTGCTTTTTCCGGAGCCCCAACGGGGCGAAAGTTCCATAGCCCAGGTCGCTGGCGCCTCAATTCCAAGCCCTGAAGGGGCGGCATAGCCCGACAAAAGGCCGCTCAAGCGCGGCGGTCTCACGGGTACTCCGGTGCCACGGGTCGGCGGTACTCCGCAGACCCGTGCGCTCGCGTCGCCGCACGGGTCTCCGGGGTACCGGCGACCCGTGGCACCAGATCGCCGTGCTTCTACTTAAGTCTGGCAACAGCCGAAGAACTGCGTCACGCAGCCGTATAGCCGGGATTATCCCAGGCGTATCTCGCCCTCGGGTCGCCTGCCGAGTCGCCCTTGGCCATCTGGCAGGAACCAGGCAACCTCGGGATGCTCCATACTGACAAGGAGCGATCCTTCATCATCGAACAGGAACGCGCGCCAACATCGTAGGAACACATCGAACGATGTCAGGACGACCCATGTCGGCCGCGAAATG is part of the Humisphaera borealis genome and encodes:
- a CDS encoding sulfatase family protein, with amino-acid sequence MKHLPVLLAVLLMASLSAFAAAAASVGKPNIVIILADDLGYGDVQCNNPDRGKIATPHIDKLASQGMRFTDGHSSSGVCTPSRYSLLTGRYHWRTSLQKGVLGGMSKPLIPPDRLTLAGLVKAHGYDTACVGKWHLGMTMPTPITEGSIKDGPTTHGFDYYFGISASLDMPPYAFIENDRFTESPTAKKSLLWIGGKEESRLGPAAPGFESEQVLPMFVRKSADWIAARKDKPFLLYLALNSPHTPVAPTQEWKGKSGLGDYADFVMQTDAAVGDVLAALATAGVADNTLVILTSDNGCAPYVGTKVSANPRDSNEGMEAVKDLEKKGHFPSGPLRGYKADAWEGGHHVPFIARWPTAVAAGTVCNQLVQQADLMATIADILGDKLPDNAGEDSFSLLPLLKGNDQPVRPNAVSAAMGGVPSVRQGHWKYIAAPGSGGWGKGGDQSQPVQLYNLADDLAETKNLAAAMPEKVAELKALLEKLITEGRSTPGARQKNDVEVKRFPAEAAETPKKKAKAGK